From the genome of Gryllotalpicola protaetiae:
GTCAGCCTGTCCGGACTTCAGCAGCGAGAGCTCCGAACCGCTGACGTCGTTGTTGATGATCTTGACGTCCTTGCTCGGGTCGAGCCCGAGCTGCTTCAGCTCGTAAAGCGTGTCGATCTCGACCGAACCGCCGTGGCGGCTCGCGGCGATGCGCAGGCCCTTGAGCGAGCCGGCAATGTCATTCGGGTTGATCGTGACACCTTTGCGAGCGACCCAGTAGACGTTCGCACGGTCGACAACGCCCGCCACAGACTCGAGTTGCGCGCCTTTCGCGTTCGCGATCGCGGCCGACTCGATGCCGCCGATGAAGCCCCACGCGTTGCCACTGAGCACCGCATTGACGTGCGCACCCCCTGTCAGCGTGGTGGTCTGCACATCGAGGCCCTCTTTCGAGAAGTACCCCCGGTCGATGGCGGCGTAGAGCGGCAGATAGCCGATGCCGTGCACCGGCTCCGCGATGACCATCTTCGTGGTACTTCCTGATGAGGACGCGGATGCTGAACCCGAGCATCCGGAGAGCGCGACAGTGGCGGCGGCCAGCAGCCCGGCAATGGCGAAAAGCTGTTTCTTCACGGGTTTCTCCTAATGGGAATGGGCGGTGTGGTGCAGCCAGGTGCGGTGCGGGCGTCAGCCGCGGATCAGGCGGATCAGGATGCGCTCGATCACTCCGACGACGATGTAGAGCAGGAATGCCATAACGGCGAGCGTGAACACGCCGACCCAGATCAGCGAGATGTCGAAAGTGGATGCCGCGAGCTGGATCATCTTGCCGAGGCCGTTCTGCGACCCGACGTACTCGCCGACGATCGCGCCGGTGAGCGCGAGACCGATCGCGACGCGGAAGCTCGCGATGATGTGCGGAAGTGTCGCCGGGAACACAACCTTGGTGAAGACCTGCCAGCGGCTCGCGCCGAGCGAATAGAGCAGCGTCTGCTCGTCGCGGTCGACATGCCTGACCGCGGCGTGGGCATTGAGGATCTGGATGATGATGACGATCGCGGTGGCCATCGCGACCTTGGACGGGAGCCCGATTCCGAGCGCCAGCACGATCATCGGGGCGAGGGCGAGCTTCGGCATGGCTTCGAGAGCGATCAGCAACGGCTCCGCGACCTTGGCGTAGAAGCGCGACCACCAGAACGACAGTCCCACTATTGCGCCGCCGAGCACGCCGATCACGAAGCCGAGGATCGTCGAGGTGAAGGTGAAGCGGATGTCGGCGATCATCGAGCCCTTCGTGATGTTCGTCAGGAGGGACCGCCAGATCATGCTCGGTTTCGACCAGAAGAAGACGCTGACGATGCCTGCGTCTGCGAGCAGCTCCCACGCGAGCACGATGCCCAGCACGATCGCGGCCACCGTCACTGCGATCTTCCAGTTCGCCGGCTCGGCCGGGAAGAGTTCGCCTCGACGACGGCGTGCCGTACGTCTCGGAAGGTCGGCCAGGGAATCCATCGCGCCTACTCGGGGCGGCGAGACGACTGCGGTCATGATCAGATCTCCGGAGCTTCAGCTTCCTGGGCGCGGTGAAGCAGCGTCAGGATGCGGGTCTTGTATGCGATGAAGTCGTCGCTGGTGACGACAGCGGGTTTGCGCGGGCGATCGAGCGCGATCGGGATGTCGGCGACGATCCGGCCTGGACGCGGTGACATGACAATCACGCGGTCCGAGAGATAGACGGCCTCGTCGATGTCGTGGGTGACGAACACGACCGTCTTCTGGAAGTCGTCCCAAAGATCGAGCAGCCATTCCTGCATCGTCGCCCGCGTCTGGGCGTCGAGCTTGCCGAACGGCTCGTCGAGAAGGATGACATCGCGATTGAACAGCACGGTGCGCAGCAGAGCGGCGCGCTGCCGCATGCCGCCGGACAGCTGGTCGGGACGATGGTCGGCGAAGTCCCCGAGTCCGTACGCCTCGAGGAACGGCATCGCGATCTCGCGAGCCTTGCGCTTCGGCACTCCCGAGATCTCCATGCCGATGATGACGTTGTTGAGGATACTGCGCCACGGCAGCAGGAGGTCCTTCTGCAGTAGATAGCCGACGTGGCCCTGCTGGCCGATGATCGCCTCGCCGTTGATCGCGACCCTGCCGGAGCTCGGCAGGTCCAGTCCGGCGATGATGTTGAACAGGGTGCTCTTGCCGCAGCCGCTGGGGCCGATGATCGACAGGAACTCACCCGGCTTCACAGTGAATGACGCGTTGTCGAGGGCGATCGTCGCTGCGGCGCCTGTGTTCGAGGGGAATTCTCGAGACACGCCGTCGATCGTAAGTTCAGCCCTGCCTGTGCGGGACGGTACGGGGGGTGCGATGGTCATTGCGGCCTCCGAGGGTGGGCGAGTCGATGTGTACTACCGTCGCCGCCGGCCGTTTCACCAGAGTCTCTTCTCGGTTGCTCAGCTGTAACTTGTTCGTGGGCCTTTGACGGTTACATCACCATAGATCCGGCTATGGTTGCCGCATGGTGCTCAAGGGGATGATGACCCGACCGAGCGGCTCGCATCGGGATCAGCTCGTTATGGCCGCGATCTCCCTGACCAACCTGCTCGCGCCGGGCTTCTCGAACGGCGTGCCCTACGCGCCGTCGGAAGACCCTGCGGAGACCGTCGCGGCGGCCAATGCCGTATGCGAGCACTTCTATCGCAAGCAGGTGGCATTCACCGTGGCGGAGGTCGACCGGCTGCTCGCCTTGGCGCGACGGCTACACGAGTTGCTGCTGGATCTCGCCGACGACGACCTGCCGACCGCCGTGCCGAAGATCAATGCGCTGCTCGCTGATTTCCCTGCGCGGCTGCACCTCTCGAGCGAGCCACCCTGGGCGCTGCACTACCAGGACCACAGCGCAAGCGCCGTCGAGGGCTGGCAGGTCGGGTGCGGCGCAGCACTTGCTTCCTGGGTCTCCTCCGGCGCGACTCAATACATCTCGCGATGCGAAGCGGTGCGCTGCGACAGGGTGTTCTTCGACGACACCCGCAGCGGCACTCGGCGATTCTGCAGCTCGCGATGCCAGAACCGTGACAAGGTGCGCGCCTATCGCCTTCGCCAGGCGATCAAGGACGCTCGCTGACGACGCCGCGGCCACACCGACCGAAATGTAACTGTCAAAGCCGCCGACACAAGTTACGACTGAGCAACCGAGAAGAGACTCAGGTGAAACCGGCGACGGCCAGCGTGGTGCTCGTCCACCCCACCGCCATTTGCGAAGGAGCACCCCGTGGCAGAATCGAAGCGCGTACGGATCGCTCATCTGAGCGGCCCGACGGCGACCATCCAGAACACGCCGCCCCTGGTCACCTCGAACAAAGCCCGCGCACAGCGTGGGCTTCCGCTCTTGACCGATGAGAACGGGGTTCCCCTCAAATTCGATGCGCTGCGCGCCCAGCGTCTGGCAGCGCCCGCGACGATCTACGTCGAGCAGTTCTCTGCACACCCGCTGGAGAAGGACGCCGCGGAGCTCTACGGGGTTCCTGACGGCTACGTCGGGCCCGACGGCACCTTCCGCGAGAATGCGGCGACTGAAGCCGACCGCCCGGTATACGCGATCACACTCGACCCCTCCGACGGCCTCTACCCGCTGCCGTACATGGCCGTGCAGGCCGATGGCACGCCGTGGGAGGAGGAGATGGCGGTAGCGCTCGGGCCCGCCTCTGCGGCGCGGCAGGGCTTCTTTCCCGACGGTTCCCGCAGCTTCGAAGAGATCGATCGCCTCGGCATCGAGGACCGCGGCACGGCGAGTCCGATCTCGTCGCGCGCCGACGTGGATTTCTACCGCGTCGCGCCGCCGGCCGGATACACCAAAGGCCTTCCTGCAGAAGAGCGTACCGACGTCGGCACCGGCGACATCGCCCCCGAGTCGCGCGGAACCCACTTCAACGGATACAAGCCGGCTCACCTTTCGACCGTGCCTCCTCGCCCCGCGCTCGCCAAGATCACGAACGACGCGCAGGCCATCGCGTCCAGCGGCAAGTACGACGGGCTGATCTGGACCCAGGGCAGTCCGCAGGTCGAGGAGACTGCGTACTGGTTCAGCCTGCTCATCGACACGACTCTGCCGATCTGCGGCAACGCGGCGCAGCGCCCGCAGGGCATGATCAGCAACGACGGGCCCAAGAACATCGTCGACTCGATCGCGTTCATCCAGTCGCGCGCGTGGGCGGACGCCGAAGGGCGGAACCGCTGCGGCGTGGTCGTGATCGAGGAGCAGCAGTACTTCGCAGCCCGCGAGGTCTACAAGAGCGACGCGCGACCGGGCAACTATCGTGCGACGGGCGGACACGGAGGCATCCTCGGGCAGACGAGCCACACGGGCGCGATCTCGCTCACCTACCTGCCCGCCTACAAGCACACGCACCTGTCCGACCTGAATGTCACCCGCCTGCCGGACACTGTCGACGCCGTCACACGGAAGGCTGCCGGCCTCGAGCTGGTCAGCGTCGCCATCAAGGATGCCGATGGAAGGATCACCGAGGATGCGATCCCCTCGGTGTCGATCGTCAAAGAAGGCGGCTACTTCGACGAGGACTACGGAGTCGGCCCCGACGAGTTGCCCATCATCCAGGCCGTGATCGACCAGAAGCTGGGACTCGGGCGTCTCTCCGGCATCGTCATCGAGGGTCTCGTCCCCTACGGTCGGCTCCCTTCCAAGGCGTCAGAAGCGCTGCTGCAGCGCGCGGTGTTCAGCGGCATTCCTGTGGCCCGCGTAGGTCGGGGGACTCCGGAAGGCTTCGCCGACTGGACACCGTTCACCATCGCCGGTTCGAACCTCACCTCGATCAAGGCGCGCCTTCTGCTCATGGCTTCGCTCATGAAGCTCGGCTCCCTGCCGATCGCCGCAGATCCCACGTCGCCGACGGCGGAGGAAAAGGCCGCCACGATCGCCGCTGTAAAGCGGTATCAGGAAATCTTCCTCACCCATTGAGGCCCCGGCGAACCACAGGATGACTGACACCATGACCTCGGTAGCGACCGGCGCACCGGGTGCCCGCTACCGCCACAGCCGCCTGATCCTCGGCATCTGCTGCATGAGCCTGCTCATCGTCTCGATGGATTCCATGGCCGTGAACGTGGCGCTGCCGTCGATCCGACGGGACTTTGGCTCGTCGGTTTCAGGTCTGCAGTGGACCATCGACGCCTACACGCTGGTGCTCGCGAGCTTCCTGATCTTGTCCGGGTCGACGGCGGACCGAATCGGCAGACGCCGCACCTTCCAACTCGGCCTCGCCATCTTCACGGTCGGCTCGCTGCTCTGCAGCATCGCCCCGGGGGTGGGCTGGCTGATCGCCTTCCGCATCATGCAGGCCCTGGGCGGATCGATGCTGAACCCCGTCGCCATGTCGATCATCACGGCGACGTTCACGGAACCAAGCCGCCGGGCGCGCGCGGTCGGCGTCTGGTCGGCGGTCGTCGGCGTGTCCATGGCGATCGGGCCGCTCGTCGGCGGGGCGCTCACCGACTCGGTGGGCTGGCGCGGCATCTTCTGGATCAACGTCCCGATCGGCGCCGCGGCCGTCGTGCTCACCTTCCTAT
Proteins encoded in this window:
- a CDS encoding ABC transporter ATP-binding protein, yielding MSREFPSNTGAAATIALDNASFTVKPGEFLSIIGPSGCGKSTLFNIIAGLDLPSSGRVAINGEAIIGQQGHVGYLLQKDLLLPWRSILNNVIIGMEISGVPKRKAREIAMPFLEAYGLGDFADHRPDQLSGGMRQRAALLRTVLFNRDVILLDEPFGKLDAQTRATMQEWLLDLWDDFQKTVVFVTHDIDEAVYLSDRVIVMSPRPGRIVADIPIALDRPRKPAVVTSDDFIAYKTRILTLLHRAQEAEAPEI
- a CDS encoding CGNR zinc finger domain-containing protein, which codes for MVLKGMMTRPSGSHRDQLVMAAISLTNLLAPGFSNGVPYAPSEDPAETVAAANAVCEHFYRKQVAFTVAEVDRLLALARRLHELLLDLADDDLPTAVPKINALLADFPARLHLSSEPPWALHYQDHSASAVEGWQVGCGAALASWVSSGATQYISRCEAVRCDRVFFDDTRSGTRRFCSSRCQNRDKVRAYRLRQAIKDAR
- a CDS encoding asparaginase domain-containing protein, whose product is MAESKRVRIAHLSGPTATIQNTPPLVTSNKARAQRGLPLLTDENGVPLKFDALRAQRLAAPATIYVEQFSAHPLEKDAAELYGVPDGYVGPDGTFRENAATEADRPVYAITLDPSDGLYPLPYMAVQADGTPWEEEMAVALGPASAARQGFFPDGSRSFEEIDRLGIEDRGTASPISSRADVDFYRVAPPAGYTKGLPAEERTDVGTGDIAPESRGTHFNGYKPAHLSTVPPRPALAKITNDAQAIASSGKYDGLIWTQGSPQVEETAYWFSLLIDTTLPICGNAAQRPQGMISNDGPKNIVDSIAFIQSRAWADAEGRNRCGVVVIEEQQYFAAREVYKSDARPGNYRATGGHGGILGQTSHTGAISLTYLPAYKHTHLSDLNVTRLPDTVDAVTRKAAGLELVSVAIKDADGRITEDAIPSVSIVKEGGYFDEDYGVGPDELPIIQAVIDQKLGLGRLSGIVIEGLVPYGRLPSKASEALLQRAVFSGIPVARVGRGTPEGFADWTPFTIAGSNLTSIKARLLLMASLMKLGSLPIAADPTSPTAEEKAATIAAVKRYQEIFLTH
- a CDS encoding ABC transporter substrate-binding protein, with the translated sequence MKKQLFAIAGLLAAATVALSGCSGSASASSSGSTTKMVIAEPVHGIGYLPLYAAIDRGYFSKEGLDVQTTTLTGGAHVNAVLSGNAWGFIGGIESAAIANAKGAQLESVAGVVDRANVYWVARKGVTINPNDIAGSLKGLRIAASRHGGSVEIDTLYELKQLGLDPSKDVKIINNDVSGSELSLLKSGQADIAATSEPVLGQGVSQGVWGEPFVSLPDALGKFAYSDIVTSKANVKKDPEAVKKFVKALSQGMDYVISNHDGAEKIAEKEFPNMQPAVIKSTLARTYKDKFWDGVDITDAALKVDLTVARAAGLLQDSSNPATAKNILDLSFLPKPQ
- a CDS encoding ABC transporter permease, with protein sequence MTAVVSPPRVGAMDSLADLPRRTARRRRGELFPAEPANWKIAVTVAAIVLGIVLAWELLADAGIVSVFFWSKPSMIWRSLLTNITKGSMIADIRFTFTSTILGFVIGVLGGAIVGLSFWWSRFYAKVAEPLLIALEAMPKLALAPMIVLALGIGLPSKVAMATAIVIIIQILNAHAAVRHVDRDEQTLLYSLGASRWQVFTKVVFPATLPHIIASFRVAIGLALTGAIVGEYVGSQNGLGKMIQLAASTFDISLIWVGVFTLAVMAFLLYIVVGVIERILIRLIRG